From Tiliqua scincoides isolate rTilSci1 chromosome 2, rTilSci1.hap2, whole genome shotgun sequence, the proteins below share one genomic window:
- the MLF2 gene encoding myeloid leukemia factor 2 isoform X2, translated as MFRFMRDGEPEDPMFVMDPLAIHHQHVNRVLSGGFGYGPFLSIGNGTVPGARQTSRRMQAGTVSPFGMLGMAGGFMDMFGMMNDMIGNMEHMTSGANCQTFTSSTVISYSNLGDGPKVYQETSETRSAPGGIRETRRTVRDSDSGLEQMSIGHHIRERAHIMQRSRNHRTGDQEERQDYINLDESDAAAFDDEWRRETSRFRTQRGLEYRRHEGGSGRRAEGTRLAIQGPEESPTRQSRRYRQ; from the exons ATGTTCCGGTTCATGAGAGATGGAGAGCCAGAGGACCCAATGTTTGTGAT GGACCCTCTCGCTATTCACCACCAGCATGTGAACCGTGTACTTTCAGGTGGCTTTGGTTATGGCCCCTTCCTCAGCATTGGCAATGGGACTGTGCCGGGAGCTCGCCAGACTAGTCGAAGAATGCAG GCAGGAACAGTTTCACCCTTTGGGATGCTAGGAATG GCAGGTGGCTTCATGGACATGTTTGGCATGATGAATGACATGATTGGGAACATG GAACACATGACAAGTGGTGCCAACTGCCAGACATTTACTTCCTCAACTGTCATATCCTACTCGAATCTGGGGGATGGCCCCAAAGTCTATCAGGAGACCTCAGAGACACGCTCTGCACCTGGCGGG ATCCGGGAGACGAGGCGGACAGTGCGAGATTCAGACAGTGGCCTGGAGCAGATGTCCATCGGGCACCATATCCGGGAACGTGCACACATCATGCAGCGTTCACGCAACCATCGCACTGGTGATCAGGAGGAGAGGCAAGACTACATCAACCTGGACGAGA gtgatgcagctgcatttgATGATGAGTGGAGGAGAGAGACATCCCGCTTCCGGACGCAAAGAGGGCTGGAGTACCGGCGTCATGAGGGAGGCAGCGGCCGGAGAGCCGAGGGGACTCGCCTTGCTATTCAGGGACCGGAGGAGTCTCCAACCAGACAGTCGCGCCG GTACAGACAGTGA
- the MLF2 gene encoding myeloid leukemia factor 2 isoform X1, which translates to MFRFMRDGEPEDPMFVMDPLAIHHQHVNRVLSGGFGYGPFLSIGNGTVPGARQTSRRMQAGTVSPFGMLGMAGGFMDMFGMMNDMIGNMEHMTSGANCQTFTSSTVISYSNLGDGPKVYQETSETRSAPGGIRETRRTVRDSDSGLEQMSIGHHIRERAHIMQRSRNHRTGDQEERQDYINLDESDAAAFDDEWRRETSRFRTQRGLEYRRHEGGSGRRAEGTRLAIQGPEESPTRQSRRYDW; encoded by the exons ATGTTCCGGTTCATGAGAGATGGAGAGCCAGAGGACCCAATGTTTGTGAT GGACCCTCTCGCTATTCACCACCAGCATGTGAACCGTGTACTTTCAGGTGGCTTTGGTTATGGCCCCTTCCTCAGCATTGGCAATGGGACTGTGCCGGGAGCTCGCCAGACTAGTCGAAGAATGCAG GCAGGAACAGTTTCACCCTTTGGGATGCTAGGAATG GCAGGTGGCTTCATGGACATGTTTGGCATGATGAATGACATGATTGGGAACATG GAACACATGACAAGTGGTGCCAACTGCCAGACATTTACTTCCTCAACTGTCATATCCTACTCGAATCTGGGGGATGGCCCCAAAGTCTATCAGGAGACCTCAGAGACACGCTCTGCACCTGGCGGG ATCCGGGAGACGAGGCGGACAGTGCGAGATTCAGACAGTGGCCTGGAGCAGATGTCCATCGGGCACCATATCCGGGAACGTGCACACATCATGCAGCGTTCACGCAACCATCGCACTGGTGATCAGGAGGAGAGGCAAGACTACATCAACCTGGACGAGA gtgatgcagctgcatttgATGATGAGTGGAGGAGAGAGACATCCCGCTTCCGGACGCAAAGAGGGCTGGAGTACCGGCGTCATGAGGGAGGCAGCGGCCGGAGAGCCGAGGGGACTCGCCTTGCTATTCAGGGACCGGAGGAGTCTCCAACCAGACAGTCGCGCCGGTACGACTGGTGA